The following proteins are encoded in a genomic region of Cryptomeria japonica chromosome 11, Sugi_1.0, whole genome shotgun sequence:
- the LOC131076773 gene encoding flavonoid-6-hydroxylase produces MRSVISKLNFKTLMSMIINERYFAEESGISEDLMTHVIEESFMLHGSINVGDYIPWLKWFDLQGYEKAMKRVQEKLDLYMQRILEKHRERGLKEGGEMEDFVDVLIAQAEENAQAIPDKDEFIKATTIIMFSAGSDTTSVALEWALALLLQHPHVMRKAQEELDSKVGRQRLVEESDLPQLKYLQAIVRENMRLHPPAPLLSVHKSIDACTVGGYHIPAETLLFVNVWAIHRDPRLWNKPLEFIPERFMQKEMQLDNIQMSGDE; encoded by the exons ATGAGAAGTGTTATttccaaattgaactttaaaaccCTGATGTCTATGATTATAAATGAGAGGTATTTTGCAGAGGAATCAGGGATTTCGGAAGATTTGATGACCCATGTGATTGAAGAATCCTTTATGCTTCATGGATCAATCAATGTTGGGGATTATATTCCCTGGTTGAAGTGGTTTGATTTGCAAGGGTATGAGAAGGCAATGAAGAGGGTACAGGAGAAGTTAGACTTGTACATGCAGAGAATTTTGGAGAAGCACAGGGAGAGAGGATTAAAAGAAGGGGGAGAGATGGAAGACTTTGTTGATGTGCTGATCGCACAGGCAGAGGAGAATGCCCAAGCAATTCCTGATAAAGATGAATTCATTAAGGCAACTACTATT ATTATGTTTAGCGCAGGATCTGATACAACTTCAGTTGCCCTAGAGTGGGCATTGGCATTGTTACTACAACATCCCCATGTAATGAGGAAGGCACAAGAGGAACTTGATTCTAAAGTTGGACGGCAGAGACTAGTGGAGGAGTCAGATTTACCCCAGTTAAAATACCTGCAAGCAATAGTGAGAGAGAATATGCGCCTTCATCCACCAGCGCCTTTGCTTTCGGTTCACAAATCTATCGACGCTTGCACAGTTGGAGGCTATCATATTCCTGCAGAAACATTGCTATTTGTAAATGTATGGGCAATTCATAGGGACCCAAGATTGTGGAATAAACCATTAGAGTTTATACCAGAGCGTTTTATGCAGAAGGAGATGCAGTTAGACAACATACAAATGAGTGGGGATGAGTGA
- the LOC131076809 gene encoding cytochrome P450 750A1, giving the protein MDLTSSMMSVILVGAATIFLAATILLKSLGSYKIRLPSGPRAIPVIGHFHLLFDKTRPIHQILSSLSTRYGPVMHLKFGSCPVLVISSADLAKECFTVNDKAFASKPRLTQGKHLGYNYSMIAWAPYGPYWRMARKVCVHELLSSKRIQSFAPKRMQQLRKAVNSFVSADTASEYC; this is encoded by the coding sequence ATGGACCTAACATCTTCTATGATGTCTGTTATTCTGGTGGGAGCTGCTACAATTTTCCTAGCGGCAACAATTCTACTAAAAAGCCTTGGAAGTTACAAGATCCGTCTCCCCTCAGGCCCCAGAGCTATTCCTGTAATTGGCCactttcatcttctctttgataaaACCAGGCCAATTCACCAGATTCTAAGTTCACTCTCAACACGCTATGGACCTGTTATGCATCTAAAATTTGGGAGCTGCCCAGTTTTGGTGATAAGCTCTGCAGATTTAGCCAAAGAATGTTTTACAGTAAATGATAAGGCTTTTGCATCTAAACCCCGGCTTACACAAGGTAAGCATTTGGGCTACAATTATTCTATGATTGCTTGGGCTCCTTATGGCCCCTACTGGAGAATGGCTAGAAAAGTTTGTGTACATGAGCTTCTATCTTCCAAAAGAATCCAGTCGTTCGCACCCAAGAGAATGCAACAACTTCGTAAAGCAGTAAATTCTTTTGTTTCAGCAGACACAGCTTCAGAGTATTGTTAA